Proteins encoded together in one Acetomicrobium thermoterrenum DSM 13490 window:
- the dhaL gene encoding dihydroxyacetone kinase subunit DhaL codes for MDNGNLDVTKAIETIRRIKDIVDINKEYLTELDSAIGDADHGINMSRGFAKALEKVKSNEYNDIGSVFKDVAMTLMSTVGGAAGPLYGTFFMKASMKLAGQKEADLPLLAQAFREGLQGVVSLGKAQLADKTMVDALTPAVEALESAAKDGLSLKQGLEKALAMAEKGMKDTIPMVARKGRASYLGERSAGHQDPGATSSYLILKALCDALEG; via the coding sequence TTGGATAACGGGAACCTTGACGTAACAAAGGCTATAGAGACGATACGAAGAATAAAAGATATCGTAGACATCAATAAGGAATACCTGACAGAACTTGATTCCGCGATAGGTGATGCCGACCATGGCATAAACATGAGCAGAGGCTTTGCTAAAGCTCTGGAGAAAGTAAAGAGCAACGAATATAACGATATAGGCTCGGTATTTAAGGACGTGGCCATGACACTGATGAGTACCGTAGGAGGAGCGGCAGGGCCCCTTTATGGCACATTTTTTATGAAGGCGTCGATGAAACTTGCCGGCCAAAAGGAAGCGGATCTTCCTTTGTTGGCACAGGCCTTTCGAGAGGGTTTGCAGGGTGTAGTGTCTTTGGGCAAAGCTCAACTTGCCGACAAGACCATGGTGGATGCCCTTACTCCAGCAGTAGAAGCGTTGGAATCCGCTGCGAAGGACGGGTTGTCGTTAAAACAGGGATTGGAAAAAGCCCTGGCAATGGCAGAAAAAGGCATGAAGGACACGATACCGATGGTTGCCAGAAAGGGGCGAGCAAGCTATTTGGGCGAAAGGTCAGCCGGACACCAGGACCCGGGAGCTACGTCGAGTTATTTGATATTAAAGGCCCTTTGTGATGCTCTGGAGGGTTAG
- the dhaM gene encoding dihydroxyacetone kinase phosphoryl donor subunit DhaM produces MIGILVVCHSFKASSGIAEIALQMAGEKVRVVGVGGNEEGGIGTSTGRIYEALLDLLDECDGIVVLPDLGSAVLSAKAALDSLEEEQKSKVLIADAPVLEGAVMAVVEASTGSSLEKVKQVAEEAHSLKKLRV; encoded by the coding sequence ATGATTGGCATTCTCGTCGTTTGTCATAGCTTTAAAGCCTCTAGCGGGATTGCGGAAATAGCTCTTCAAATGGCTGGAGAAAAGGTAAGAGTAGTCGGAGTTGGAGGCAATGAGGAAGGGGGTATCGGTACTTCTACGGGAAGGATATACGAAGCACTCCTTGACCTTTTGGACGAATGCGATGGAATTGTCGTCTTGCCTGATTTGGGGAGCGCCGTTTTATCTGCTAAGGCTGCGCTAGATTCCTTAGAGGAGGAACAAAAAAGCAAGGTATTAATTGCCGATGCGCCTGTTTTAGAGGGTGCTGTGATGGCTGTTGTGGAAGCGAGTACAGGTTCTTCTTTGGAGAAGGTAAAGCAGGTTGCCGAAGAGGCTCATTCATTAAAAAAATTAAGGGTTTAA
- the glpK gene encoding glycerol kinase GlpK: MTNKKYVAAIDQGTTSTRCMIFDQEGNPVSSSQMEHEQIYPQPGWVEHDAMEIWSRTQDVIRGALEKGNIDSKEIAAVGITNQRETTVVWDKNTGKPIYNAIVWQCMRTQDFCLEWEKEAGANEKVNQKTGLVISTYFSGPKIKWILDNVPGAKEKAQRGELLFGNIDTWLIWNLTGGPNGGVHVTDMTNASRTMLMNIKTLQWDDEMLDFLGIPKSMLPQIKPSSCVYGNTTPNGAFKASIPVAGDLGDQQAAVFGQVCYDVGEAKNTYGTGNFMLLNIGKTPTLSKSGLLTTVAYSLKEGEAIYALEGSMAITGAAIQWLRDNLRLFDDAADSEWFASKVKDTGGIYFVPAFSGLFAPYWDMRARGCIVGLTRYIRKEHIIRATLESICYQTLDVQKAMEADSGVPLTELKVDGGAVRNNLLMQLQADLLGVPVVRPKVNETTALGAAYAAGLATGFWTSLDELRKHWKVDKKFEPVMSTEKREEMYGGWKKAIEKAKGWID; the protein is encoded by the coding sequence ATGACTAATAAGAAGTATGTGGCCGCTATCGATCAGGGGACTACCAGCACGAGGTGTATGATATTCGATCAGGAGGGTAATCCTGTATCGAGTAGCCAGATGGAGCACGAGCAGATATATCCGCAACCAGGCTGGGTTGAACACGATGCTATGGAAATTTGGTCTCGTACTCAGGACGTTATTAGAGGGGCCTTGGAGAAGGGCAATATCGATTCCAAGGAAATAGCAGCTGTCGGCATCACAAACCAAAGGGAAACCACTGTGGTGTGGGACAAAAACACAGGCAAGCCTATTTATAACGCTATAGTGTGGCAGTGTATGAGGACTCAGGACTTCTGCCTAGAGTGGGAGAAAGAGGCTGGCGCTAACGAGAAAGTCAACCAAAAGACCGGTCTTGTAATAAGCACCTATTTCTCAGGACCGAAGATCAAATGGATTCTGGACAATGTACCAGGTGCTAAAGAGAAAGCCCAGAGGGGTGAGCTGTTGTTTGGTAATATCGATACTTGGTTAATATGGAATTTGACCGGCGGTCCCAATGGCGGTGTCCACGTTACGGATATGACTAATGCGTCAAGGACTATGCTTATGAATATTAAGACATTGCAATGGGACGACGAAATGCTGGATTTTCTTGGAATTCCCAAATCAATGTTGCCGCAAATTAAGCCAAGCAGCTGCGTATACGGAAATACCACTCCAAATGGGGCTTTTAAGGCAAGCATTCCTGTAGCAGGAGATTTAGGTGACCAGCAGGCAGCTGTTTTTGGACAGGTATGTTACGATGTCGGGGAAGCAAAGAATACTTACGGCACGGGAAACTTCATGTTGCTGAATATAGGGAAAACGCCCACTCTTTCTAAAAGCGGATTGCTTACGACTGTTGCTTATAGCCTCAAGGAAGGAGAAGCGATTTACGCTTTAGAGGGTTCAATGGCCATTACCGGAGCTGCCATTCAATGGTTGCGTGATAATTTGAGGCTGTTTGACGATGCAGCAGACTCCGAGTGGTTTGCCAGCAAAGTTAAGGATACAGGTGGTATATACTTTGTTCCTGCCTTCTCTGGCCTTTTCGCTCCTTACTGGGATATGAGAGCAAGAGGGTGTATCGTCGGATTGACCCGATATATTCGTAAGGAACATATAATCAGAGCCACCCTGGAGTCCATATGCTATCAAACATTGGACGTGCAAAAGGCGATGGAGGCCGATTCCGGCGTTCCTTTAACGGAACTTAAGGTAGACGGCGGTGCTGTGCGTAACAATCTTTTAATGCAGTTGCAAGCAGATCTTTTGGGTGTTCCCGTCGTCAGGCCGAAGGTCAATGAAACGACAGCATTGGGGGCTGCTTATGCTGCCGGACTGGCTACAGGATTCTGGACGAGCTTGGATGAGCTTAGAAAACACTGGAAGGTGGACAAGAAATTCGAGCCTGTTATGAGCACAGAAAAAAGAGAGGAAATGTACGGAGGCTGGAAAAAGGCGATAGAGAAAGCTAAGGGATGGATTGACTAA
- a CDS encoding NAD(P)/FAD-dependent oxidoreductase, with the protein MSTRYYDIIVIGGGIVGSTIARELSRYDVRVAVLDKAAELPSGASRANSGMVHAGYDDKPGTTKAHFCPKGNEMYRNLYEELDFTLNKVGSYVCALAENEIPHLNLLLEQGRKNGVPSLEIISGDELRSREPNASKDIIAALWAPTGCIINNFEAVLAFMDNAQQNGVELFLETEVSDVLLSQDKGQVVGINTNKGLFLSPIVINAAGVHSDEIAKKVGDESFVIHPRRGDYFITDKYVGNLVKSFFFPCPSQAGKGITVAPTADHNLLMGPTSIFQLDRDKTATTREGLEQVIEGARRLIPSIPMNMAITTFAGLRADPDTGDFVIDILKRPHGFVNVAGIKSPGFTSAPAIAQHIVERMKDELKDLVDFKPDKNFVPERKHIPRFAYLSMEERSALAKKDPRYAQIVCRCESVTEGQVVEAIRRGARTVAAVKIWTRAGAGRCQGGFCGPRVIEILSRELNIPMEEVTRHGGHSRLLVGKTKEYWFREGM; encoded by the coding sequence GTGAGTACGCGATATTACGACATTATTGTAATTGGCGGAGGGATAGTGGGATCTACTATCGCACGGGAACTGTCCCGTTACGATGTTAGGGTAGCCGTGCTTGATAAAGCCGCAGAATTGCCATCCGGAGCTTCTAGGGCAAATAGCGGCATGGTTCATGCGGGCTACGACGATAAACCAGGAACCACCAAAGCCCATTTTTGCCCAAAGGGCAATGAGATGTACAGGAATCTCTATGAAGAGCTCGATTTCACTCTCAACAAAGTAGGATCCTATGTTTGCGCCTTAGCCGAAAATGAAATACCCCATCTCAATTTGCTTTTAGAGCAGGGCAGAAAAAACGGCGTACCTTCGCTGGAGATTATAAGCGGGGACGAATTGAGATCTCGTGAGCCGAATGCATCAAAAGATATTATCGCTGCCCTGTGGGCTCCAACAGGTTGCATCATAAATAACTTCGAAGCGGTTTTAGCTTTTATGGATAACGCGCAACAAAACGGGGTGGAGCTCTTTTTGGAGACGGAAGTTTCGGATGTCCTTCTGTCTCAGGATAAAGGGCAGGTCGTTGGAATTAATACGAATAAAGGGCTTTTCCTTTCTCCTATTGTTATCAACGCAGCAGGAGTTCATTCCGATGAGATAGCAAAAAAGGTAGGCGACGAAAGCTTCGTGATCCATCCAAGGAGGGGGGATTACTTCATCACCGACAAATATGTGGGGAATCTCGTAAAAAGTTTTTTCTTCCCCTGTCCTTCCCAAGCGGGAAAGGGGATAACGGTGGCACCTACCGCTGATCACAATCTTTTGATGGGGCCCACATCTATATTTCAACTCGATCGGGACAAAACGGCAACTACCAGAGAGGGATTGGAACAGGTCATAGAAGGTGCGAGAAGGCTTATACCGTCCATTCCTATGAATATGGCGATAACGACATTTGCAGGGCTAAGAGCTGATCCTGACACAGGAGATTTTGTAATAGACATCTTAAAAAGGCCCCATGGATTTGTTAACGTGGCAGGTATCAAATCTCCCGGTTTTACCTCTGCTCCCGCTATTGCCCAGCATATTGTCGAGAGAATGAAAGACGAGCTAAAGGACTTGGTGGATTTCAAACCTGACAAAAATTTTGTTCCGGAACGAAAACATATTCCTCGATTCGCGTATCTTTCCATGGAAGAAAGATCTGCCCTGGCAAAAAAAGATCCCAGATATGCACAAATAGTCTGCAGGTGTGAAAGCGTTACGGAAGGCCAGGTAGTAGAGGCTATAAGAAGGGGTGCCAGAACAGTAGCTGCGGTGAAAATTTGGACGCGTGCGGGAGCTGGCAGATGTCAGGGAGGATTTTGCGGGCCAAGGGTCATCGAAATCTTGTCTAGGGAGCTTAACATTCCCATGGAGGAAGTCACCAGGCACGGAGGTCATTCTCGATTGCTGGTAGGCAAGACCAAGGAGTATTGGTTTAGGGAGGGTATGTGA